The genomic segment AACGTGAAGGGCCGCTGCTGCCACTGGCGCACGTGTGCCAGCTCGTGGCGGATCAGGCGCACGGTGAGCGGGACCGCGGGGTGGATGACGATGGTGCGGCCCAGCGTGACCGCCGCTGCGGGCGCACGCATGCCGGACAAGAGGCCTGCCAATGTCGGAATCGACCGGCCACGCCGCAAGGCTACGCCCGTCGGCAATTCCTCCCGCGCCTCCGCCTCTTCGCGTGGCGACGCGCGCAGCACCTGGTTGACGATGCTCTCCTCCTGGGTCGAGCGCCCGGCTTAGTGGTCGAATCCGCAAATACGCCCGCATTCGGCCGCCGATCCATCCCCGCTGGCTGCGTTGCGTGGCCGTACTTACGAACTCGACCACTCAGGAACGCGCGGTCTCGAATTCGAGCTCCCCCGAGGCGCGCGCTCGCACGGTCACTTCGCCATGCCAGTCTGTGCGCAACACACGCACCCGCCGGCCGGCCAGCCGCCGCAAGACCTCCGGATGCGGGTGGCCGTAGCGATTGTGCCGCCCTACCGAGATCAGGGCCAGCCGCGGGGTGGCCGCGGCCAGCAGCTCCTCGGACGAGGAGGTGCCGCTCCCGTGATGCCCCACTTTCAGGACATCGACGCGCAGTCTGCCGCCGTGCCGTACGGCCAGCTCCCGCTCGACCGCTGCCGGCGCATCGCCCAGGAACAGCGCCGTGAATCGGCCGTAGGCCAGCCGGAACACGACGGAAGATTCGTTCGTGGCTTCCTTCCCGTCAAGCGACGCCGGCTGCGGGTGCAGGAATTCGATCACCAGTCCGTCAAACCGGAGTTCCCGCCCCGCTCGCGCGGGCACCCAGCGGATCCCTTCCCGGCGCGCCTCCTGCAGGACCAGCAGATAGAGTGGCTTCCCCGCGGCCGCGCCCGGATCCACGACCAGGCCCACAGGCAGCGTGTTCAGCACCGCCTCGGACCCACCGATATGGTCTGCGTCGGGGTGGGTCAGGATCAGCGCCTCGAGCCGCCGCACGCCGTGGCGGAGCAAGAACGGCACCACCCGGGCACGGCCCGCGTCATACGTGTCGCTGCGCGGCCCCGCGTCCACCAGCAGCCAGCGTCCCGCCGGCGAGCGCAGGGCGAGCGCGTCTCCCTGCCCCACGTCGATGACGTGGATCTGCAGCTCGCCGGCGCCCAGCCGCCGCACGGCCAACGGCCAGGCCAGGAGGAACGCCACGGCGGCGCCGCCGGCCGCCAGCCGCCGCACCCACGGCCGCACCCGGGTTCGGCTGGTGACGCCTGCAGCGCCAACGCGCGGCTCCGGCGTCCCGGCTGCGGGGGCGCTGGGAGCGGCCAGTTGCGCAGCAAAGATGCAGGCGAGCAGCGCCGCGCAGAACCAGGCGGCCACCAGGTCGCGCGGCACGGCCAGATGCCCCGCAGGCAACCACGCGCCCCAGCGCGCCGCCGCATCCAGTGCCGCGAGCAGCAGGCCGCCGCCGTTCGCCAGGAACTCGGCGGCCGGCCAGAGCAGCCAGCTAGCGGCGAGCGCCAGGGCCAGGGCCGGCACCGCCAGCGCGACCAGCGGAATGGCGGCAAGGCTGGCCAGCACGCCCACCGGTGCCAGGCGGCCAAAGTGCAGCACGCTGAGCGGCGCCGTGGCCAGGGTCGCGGCCAGGCTGGTGGCCAGAGCGTCGCGCAGCGCCGCCGGCCCGGGCAGCCAGGGCAGCACCAGCAGTCGGCGCCGCAGCACGATGATCCCCGCTGTCCCCGCAAACGAGAGCTGAAACCCGGCATCCAGCGCCGCCAGCGGCTCGATGGCCAGCAGCACCAGCGCGGCCGTTGCCAGAAGGCCCACGGGATGCGCGGGCCGCTGCAGCAGCCGCGCGCCGAGCAGCAGGAGAACCTGCAGGGCCGCGCGCGCCGCGGCGTAGGGCGCTCCCAGAAAGAGCACGTACGCCACCGTGACCAGCGCCGCCGCCCCGGCGCTCAGACCGGGCGCCAGCCGCAGCAGGCTGCACACCAGCAGCAGGGAAGTCGCAACCAGGCCGACGTGCAGCCCGGAAATGGCCAGCAGGTGGATCAGCCCGGAATCGGCGAAGCGCTCCCAAACCGCGGCGTCCAACCCATCCCGCTGCGCCAGCAGCAGCGCCTCCGCCAGTGCTGCGCGCTTTCCGTACAGGCGCTGCAGCCGCTCCTGCGCCGCACCCCGCGCGCCAAGCAGCGGGTGATGCCCGCCCCCCCGCCCGCCCCGCCCGCCCCGCCCCCCC from the Gemmatimonadota bacterium genome contains:
- a CDS encoding DUF4157 domain-containing protein, translating into MLRASPREEAEAREELPTGVALRRGRSIPTLAGLLSGMRAPAAAVTLGRTIVIHPAVPLTVRLIRHELAHVRQWQQRPFTFPLLYLWNHLRHGYTANPFEVEARRAEAGEGG
- a CDS encoding ComEC/Rec2 family competence protein, whose product is GGRGGRGGRGGGHHPLLGARGAAQERLQRLYGKRAALAEALLLAQRDGLDAAVWERFADSGLIHLLAISGLHVGLVATSLLLVCSLLRLAPGLSAGAAALVTVAYVLFLGAPYAAARAALQVLLLLGARLLQRPAHPVGLLATAALVLLAIEPLAALDAGFQLSFAGTAGIIVLRRRLLVLPWLPGPAALRDALATSLAATLATAPLSVLHFGRLAPVGVLASLAAIPLVALAVPALALALAASWLLWPAAEFLANGGGLLLAALDAAARWGAWLPAGHLAVPRDLVAAWFCAALLACIFAAQLAAPSAPAAGTPEPRVGAAGVTSRTRVRPWVRRLAAGGAAVAFLLAWPLAVRRLGAGELQIHVIDVGQGDALALRSPAGRWLLVDAGPRSDTYDAGRARVVPFLLRHGVRRLEALILTHPDADHIGGSEAVLNTLPVGLVVDPGAAAGKPLYLLVLQEARREGIRWVPARAGRELRFDGLVIEFLHPQPASLDGKEATNESSVVFRLAYGRFTALFLGDAPAAVERELAVRHGGRLRVDVLKVGHHGSGTSSSEELLAAATPRLALISVGRHNRYGHPHPEVLRRLAGRRVRVLRTDWHGEVTVRARASGELEFETARS